In the Astatotilapia calliptera chromosome 5, fAstCal1.2, whole genome shotgun sequence genome, one interval contains:
- the cpne1 gene encoding copine-1 isoform X2 gives MADCVSKVELSVSCANLLDKDVGSKSDPLCVLLESTGGDKWAELGRTERLKNNSSPSFSQRLRLDYHFEKVQNLKLGVYDIDNSSSDLGDDDYLGGVEITLGQIVSSKTVTRPLQLKKGKPAGKGTITITAEEIKDNRAIELEWEAKNLDKKDTFGKSDPFLEFFRQGDDGKWQLVHRTEVVKNNLNPTWKKFTIPLQTLCYSDLERPLKVDCSDYDSDGSHDLIGSFTTKVSDMQKTAHGSPVQFDCIHPEKQKKKKSYKNSGVVSVKSCKLITQYTFLDYVMGGCQINFTVGIDFTGSNGDPRSPNSLHYMSADGLNQYLSALWSVGHVVQDYDTDKLFPAFGFGAKLPPDYQAAHHEFALNFNPTNPYCQGIQGIVEAYRMVLPQIRLSGPTNFSPIINHVASIAAGAAQANAAAQYFVLLILTDGEITDFDQTRDAIVRASRLPMSIIIVGVGPADFKAMELLDGDDGVLRSTTGESVARDIVQFVPYRQFADAPQAALAQSVLAEVPNQLVSYFKTRGLDPPKSQAAAKS, from the exons ATGGCAGACTGTGTCAGCAAGGTGGAGCTGAGTGTCTCCTGTGCTAACCTGCTGGATAAAGATGTGGGGTCAAAGTCTGATCCTCTGTGTGTCCTGCTGGAGAGCACTGGAGGAGATAAGTGGGCTGAG TTGGGCCGCACTGAGCGTCTGAAGAACAACTCCAGCCCGTCCTTCAGTCAGCGTCTCCGACTGGATTATCACTTCGAGAAAGTTCAGAACCTGAAGCTGGGTGTCTACGACATCGACAACTCCAGCTCTGACCTTGGTGATGATGACTACCTGGGAGGGGTGGAGATCACACTTGGCCAG atAGTTTCCAGCAAAACTGTGACCAGACCTCTGCAGCTGAAGAAGGGCAAACCTGCTGGGAAGGGAACCATCACT atCACAGCAGAGGAGATAAAGGACAACAGAGCCATTGAGTTGGAGTGGGAGGCTAAAAACCTTGACAAGAAG GATACGTTTGGGAAGTCTGATCCATTCCTGGAGTTTTTTAGACAGGGAGATGATGGAAAATGGCAGCTGGTCCACAGGACAGAg gtTGTGAAGAACAATCTGAATCCAACCTGGAAGAAGTTCACCATCCCTCTGCAGACTCTCTGCTACAGCGACCTTGAAAGACCTCTGAAG GTGGATTGTTCTGATTACGACAGTGATGGATCTCATGATCTGATTGGTTCTTTCACCACTAAAGTCTCCGATATGCAGAAAACAGCACACGGCTCACCG GTGCAATTTGACTGCATCCATCCcgagaaacagaagaagaagaagagctacAAGAACTCTGGAGTTGTCTCTGTCAAGAGCTGCAAG ctgaTCACTCAGTACACCTTCCTGGACTATGTGATGGGTGGCTGCCAGATCAACTTCACC GTTGGGATTGACTTCACTGGCTCTAATGGTGATCCTCGCTCACCCAACTCTCTCCACTATATGAGTGCAGATGGGCTGAACCAGTACCTGTCTGCTCTGTGGTCTGTGGGCCACGTGGTCCAGGACTATGACAC cgaTAAACTCTTCCCAGCGTTCGGTTTTGGAGCCAAATTACCTCCAGACTACCAG GCGGCACACCACGAATTCGCCCTCAACTTCAACCCAACTAACCCTTACTGCCAag GCATCCAGGGGATTGTTGAAGCCTACAGGATGGTTTTGCCTCAGATCAGGCTCTCTGGACCAACAAACTTCTCCCCCATCATCAACCACGTTGCCTCCATTGCTGCCGGTGCCGCACAGGCTAATGCTGCCGCT CAATACTTTGTCCTGCTGATCCTCACTGATGGCGAGATCACTGACTTTGACCAGACGAGGGACGCCATCGTTCGGGCATCAAGACTCCCCATGTCAATCATTATTGTGGGGGTAGGACCAGCTGACTTTAAGGCCATGGAGCTTCTGGATGGAGATGACGGTGTGCTTAGGTCAACAACTGGAGAATCAGTCGCCAGAGACATTGTCCAGTTCGTGCCGTACAGACAGTTTGCAGAT gCTCCTCAGGCTGCTCTGGCTCAGTCTGTGCTCGCTGAGGTTCCCAATCAGCTGGTCTCTTATTTTAAAACGAGAGGGCTGGATCCACCAAAATCTCAGGCTGCTGCTAAATCCTAA